The DNA window TCCGGAAGTGACCAACTGATCATTCACTTTGGTAACTCCTGAATAGAAAATTATAGAATCCATTTCAGTGGTTTCAGGAAGTGTAATGGGTTTATTTTTATCAAATGGTCCCGGGTATCCACCACTTACCAGACAGATGGTGGAAGCAAATTTGTCCGAAATTTTCATTTTAACTTCATCCAGTTTATTTTGGTCACAAAGTAGAAATAATTCAAGTAGGTCATTGTTCAGCCTCAGCATGACCGCTTCAGTTTCCGGATCACCCATGCGGCAATTGTATTCAATTACATAAGGTTCTCCCTTGACAACAATTAAGCCAAAGAAAATGAATCCCTGATAAGGAATGTTTTCATTTTGCAATCCTGAAAGGGTTGGAAGGATGATTTTGTCGATGACCTTTTTCATCAATTCATCATTAGCAAAACTTACTGGTGAGATGGCACCCATGCCACCCGTATTAAGACCCGTATCACCTTCACCGATTCGTTTGTAATCTTTTGCTTCAGGCAACAGTATATATTGTGTCCCATTGGTCAATACAAAAACCGAGAATTCTATACCGGTTAAAAATTCTTCTATTACTAAATGGCTCGAGGCATTGCCGAATTTGCCCCCTAACATCTCTTTAATTTCTACAGAGGCTTGCTCTTTTGTTTCTGCGATTACCACTCCTTTCCCTGCCGCTAACCCATCCGCTTTAATAACGATGGGCGTTTGCATTGTTTGGATATAGTTTAAGGCCAATTCCTCTTCATATTGATCAAATGCACGATAGCCTGCGGTTGGAATATGGTGGCGCATCATAAACTCTTTGGCAAATTGTTTACTTGATTCCAACCTGGCCCCGGAGGAGCCCGGGCCAATCAAGATGGGTCGTTTAGGCAATTCTGCTTGTTCAATTAAATCCATAAGGCCGTCTGCAAGAGGCACTTCCGGTCCACAGACAACCAAATCGATTTTTTTATCTTTTATAACATCCACTATGCCATTGTGATCATCCGAGTTTATAGAAATGTTTTCTCCAAGTTCAGATGTGCCGGGATTTCCCGGTAGGATATAAAGTTTTGTTAGTAAAGGACTCTGGGAAATTTTCCAGGCGAATGCATGTTCGCGGCCACCTGAACCGATAAGAAGGACTTTCATGATGTGTGATGATGTATTTTCGAGCACAAAGAAACGGATAAGTTTAACATCAGATTCAATCCAAACCGTAAGAGTTAAAAAGGTTGGCCAAAATAACTAAAATACAAAATGGCAATTTGAAGGTTTCATTAGAAGAATCTGATCAAATTACTTAATTAATAGAATGGTTTGTCTTTATTTTTTTTAATAAATTTCAAATTAAACCCTTTTATTTAAACTCAATTCAAGGCAAATGAATTCTCTACATCAATTCCGGACTTCACCTTTAGTTTTTTAAAAACCTCATTCGACCTAAATTATTTATTCCTTAATTCTCTCCTCAATATTTTGCCTACATTTGTTTTAGGCAGGGATTCACGGAATTCCACTGATCTTGGAATCTTATAATTTGTAAGATATTTTCGTGTAAAATCAATGACTTCATCCTCTGTTAGACTTTTATCCTTTTTAACAACGAATGCTTTGACAATTTCTCCTGATCTTTCATCAGGAATACCGACAACAGCCACCTCCAGTACCTTTTCATTTTTAGCAATGATGTCTTCAATTTCGTTGGGATAAACGTTGAAACCTGATACCAGGATCATGTCCTTTTTTCGATCTACTATTTTAAAATATCCGTCTTCTTCCATGATTCCAATATCGCCGGTACAGAGCCATCCGTTTTTTATAGTATTGGCTGTTTCTTCTGGTTTATTGAAATAACCTTTCATCACTTGAGGGCCTTTTACCTGAATTTCACCCGATTCTCCAAAATTGCATATCCTACCGTTGTCATCAACAATTCTTACATCTGTAGATGGGACCGGTAATCCTATAGTTCCCAAACGTCCGGAACCATCCAGGGGATTAAGACTTACTACTGGTGAGGCTTCGGTCATTCCATATCCTTCGACCAGGTTGCATCCGGTAACTTTTTTCCACCGTTCCGCGACACTGGATTGGACCGCCATGGCTCCTCCAACAGAAACCCTAAGCCCACTAAAGTCACACTTTTCAAATCCGGGATAATTTAACAAAGCATTAAACAAGGTATTTACCCCAGCCATCAGGCTAATTTTATGGTCTTTAAATGCTTTGGCTACAGAGCCAATATCTTTGGCATTGACAATCAGTACGGTATTTGCTCCTATGGACATCATGGCCAAAACATTCACTGCGAAGGCAAAAATGTGATACATGGGAAGTGGAGACAATGCAGTTTCCTGTCTTTCTTTAAGTAAATAACAGATGACTGCTTTAATCTGCATAACGTTTGCCACTAAAGAACGATTGGTTAGCATGGTTCCCTTACTAACTCCTGTGGTGCCCCCGGTATATTGGAGCATAACAACATCATCGAGAGAATGAGTCACAGGGTTAATGGAGAATTTGGCACCTTCGTTCACCGCATGATTAAAACAAATAGTGTTTGGGATATTATATTCAGGAACCATTTTTTTTATGTGCCTTACCATAAAATTGACGATTCCCCCCTTGATTGTTCCAAGCATCTCCCCAATCGATGTGGTAATGACTACTTGGATTTCAGTCTTTGCCATAATTTTTTCGAGGTTGGCCGCGAAGTTTTCAGCGATGACGATGGCTTTTACCCCGGAATCATTGAATTGATATTCCATTTCATATGGGGTATAAAGTGGATTGGTATTCACAATTATCAATCCAGCCCGCATAGCACCAAAAATGGCAATGGGATATTGTAATAAGTTAGGCATCATTAAGGCAATACGATCACCTTGTTTTAGGCCCCGGGAATGTAAATACGCTGCGAAATTTCTAGATCTTTTATCAAGTTCTCCATAGGTGATGGATTTACCCATGAAGGTAAAAGCATTTAATGGTTTGTATTTTTGAAAACTTTCCTCTACAAAGGCCAGCAAAGATGGGTAAGCTTCCGCTACTATGTTGGACGGAACTCCGGGAGGATAATGTTTTAACCAGGGTCTTGATTCCATTTGGGTTGAATTAGTTGGTAAAAATATAAATACAGAGAAGAATTGTGGCAGATATCCTCAGAATGATGGAATTTTATTTTTTCGACTCATCCCAATCAGCATTTTTTGATCTTTGTAAGGAAATGAAAAAAATAGGCTCAATAGATGATTATATGCAGTCAATTCCCTTGTCAAGACAAGAAGAATTGAGTTGGCTCAGACAAGTTATTTTGGAGGAAGTCAAAGGTTTGGAGGAAACTATAAAATGGGGAGCTCCGGTTTATTGTATCAAAGGTAAAAATGTGATGGGCATGGCTGCTTTCAAAAGTTATGTTGGCCTTTGGTTCTTCCAGGGTATTTTCCTGAAGGATCCTTACAAATACTTAGTAAATGCCCAAGAGGGTCGAACAAAAGCTTTGCGACAATGGAGATTTCAGAACTTAGACCAAATGAAACCACTTAAGACCTCTATCATACAATATGTAAACGAGGCCATCCTTAATGCAAAAAGTGAATTAGAAATTAAGCCAGTCCATAAGCTAGACCCAATTGTTCTCCAGTCCGAGTTTGAAGAAAGGCTCAAAGAAACTCCGGTGGCTTATAATTATTTTAATTCACTTCCAAAATCGCATCAAAGGCAGTATGTCGCGTACATTGAAGAGGCTAAAAAGAAGGAAACAAGGTTAAAGAGGGTCGATAAATGTATTTTAATGTTGTTAGAGAGGAATAAGGTAAACCATTGAATTCATTATCGTAAAATTTAGTTTGAAAAACCTGGCACCCCTTAGTATTTCAAAGTCCTGGTATTTTAGCGGAATTAGGGTCATTTAACACGGGATAAAAGAAAATTTTCTTTCTGATAAGAGTATTTGTACTAAATTTGCGCCGCTAAAATTATTTCTTAACCTTTAAAAATGCCAAAATGTTGGACGAAAAAGATTTATTACAAGACGACGACCTGAATCCGGAAGATATCCAGGAATCACTGGACAATCCCGCACTGCTTGAAAAAGACGTGCCTGTTATTGAACTTCTGGAAGAAGAAGTTGCCCTTGAGACCCTCGTCGAAGCCGATGATTATTCCGGCCCTCACGATGAGTTTGACTGGAGTGTAACCAATAAGAATGCAGTCAATTATTCACCTGAAGTTGAACAAAAATATTTAGCCGACTACGATGCTACTTTCAGTACCATCCAGGATGGTCAAGTGCTCCAGGGAGTGGTGGCCAGTGTAACCGGTAATGATGTAATATTTGACATCAGATTTAAATCTGATGGTTTGATTCCACTTTCAGAATTCAGAGAGTTGGATCTAAAACCGGGAGATAAAGTTGAAATTTATGTAGAGCGCACCGAAGATGAACACGGTCACCTTGTTCTTTCCAGGAAGAAAGCAAAGTTGCTTCGTGCTTGGGAAGGTTTGGTGGATTCTTATAAAAACGGTACCATCATTAAAGGTAGCGTCATCAGCAAAACCAAGGGTGGATTGATTGTAGACTGTAACGGACTGGAGACTTTCTTACCGGGTTCCCAAATAGATATCAAGCCTATTGTAGATTATGATGCATATGTTGGAAAAACCATGGAGTTTAAAGTGGTAAAGATTAACGAAACCATCAAAAACGCAGTGGTCTCTCACAAAGCATTGATCGAAGGAGACCTTCAAGAACAAAGAGAGCAAATTATTTCAGGTCTTGAAAAAGGACAAGTGTTAGAGGGAACAGTTAAAAACATTACTGATTTCGGAGCATTTTTAGATCTGGGAGGTGTAGACGGTCTCCTATATATTACAGACATCAGCTGGGGCAGAATTAACCATCCATCTGAAGTTCTGGAGAAAAACCAGAAGATCAATGTCGTGGTACTTGATTTTGATGAAAATAAAAAGAGAATTTCACTTGGTTTGAAACAACTTCAACCTCATCCATGGGATGTTTTACCTGCGGATGTAGTGGAGGGTTCTGTTGTCAAAGGAAAAATAGTGAACATTGAGGACTACGGAGCATTCCTTGAGATTTATCCGGGTGTGGAAGGTTTAATACACGTATCAGAGGTTAATTGGAACAGTCAGCCGGTACATGCAAAAGATTTCTTCTTCCAGGGGCAGGAGTTTGAGGCAAAAGTAGTCACCATTGACCGTGAAGAGCGCAAGATGTCACTCTCCTTAAAACAACTGACTGAAGACCCATGGACGCACGTTCAACAAAACTTCTCAGTAGGAACCAGACACACCGGTGTGGTTAAAAATTTAACTCCATATGGCGTATTTGTAGAGATGGGAGAAGGAATTGGAGGAATGGTTCATATTTCTGACTTAAGTTGGACTAAAAGATTCAACCACCCGTCAGAGTTTACCAAAGTAGGTAATAAACTGGATGTTCAGGTATTGGACATCGACATGGAAAACAGAAAACTTTCGCTTGGCCATAAACAATTGGAGGAGAACCCGTGGGATACTTTTGAAAATGTATTTCCTGAGGGATCTTACCATGAGGCTACTGTACTCCGTAAAGATGACCGAGGCTACACTGTCCAACTTCCATACGGACTCGAAGCTTATGCTCCGATCAAGTTTATGAAAAAAGAAAATGGTCAGAATGCCAATGTTGAAGAAATATTGACCGTAAAGGTTATTGAGTTCAACCGGGATGAAAAGAAGATCATTGTTTCGCACAGCCGATATCTTGAAGATATCAGAAGAGAGGCTGATGATAATGTCCGCAAGGAAAAAGATCAGGAGCGTCAAGTGACCAAAAAGGCAGTTGAAAAACAGCAGTCTAAAGTAGAAATGACCACGCTTGGGGAAATTGAAGGATTTAGTGCCTTAAAAGAACAACTTCAAGAAAGTGCTAAGGCTAAGCTAGAAGCACAGACCAAAGTGGAGGTAAAGGAAGAAGCTAAAGTAGAAGCTCCAGCTACCAATTTATTTAATGAACCTGTTCAAGCTGAAGAAAAACCAAAAGCTAAAGCAGCCAAAGCAGCCAAAGGCGATGACCTTAAAATTATTGAAGGAATTGGACCTAAGATTGCTGAGTTATTGCATGCTGAAGGAGTGGTTACATTCAAGGATCTGGCGGCAACTCCATTAGAAAAATTGAAAGAAGTATTGGAGGCAGCAGGATCCAGGTACCGTATGCACGATCCTACCACCTGGCCAGAGCAAGCCAATCTGGCAGCTGAAGGCAGAATGGATGAGCTAAAAACTCTTCAGGATAGTCTTAAAGGTGGAAAAGTTGAATAAGAAAATTTTTGAGTGATTTATCAAAAGCCTTTGGCCTCTGGCCAAAGGCTTTTTTGTTTAATAATATTGAATAAAGATTAAACAAAATACAATTAACTTTGTCTATGTTTCGAAAAATGAGAAGCTGATTTGATGTCAAATAATAAAATCGCAGTGATAGGTAGTGGGATTGCAGGTATGGCAGCCGCTATAGACCTAGTTTCAAAGGGTTATCATGTAGAGGTTTTTGAAAAGAACAGCAGTCATGGAGGAAGGGGAAGGGCATTTGCAGAGCAAGGATTCGTTTTTGACATGGGGCCAAGTTGGTACTGGATGCCTGAGGTCTTTG is part of the Candidatus Vicinibacter affinis genome and encodes:
- the purD gene encoding phosphoribosylamine--glycine ligase, encoding MKVLLIGSGGREHAFAWKISQSPLLTKLYILPGNPGTSELGENISINSDDHNGIVDVIKDKKIDLVVCGPEVPLADGLMDLIEQAELPKRPILIGPGSSGARLESSKQFAKEFMMRHHIPTAGYRAFDQYEEELALNYIQTMQTPIVIKADGLAAGKGVVIAETKEQASVEIKEMLGGKFGNASSHLVIEEFLTGIEFSVFVLTNGTQYILLPEAKDYKRIGEGDTGLNTGGMGAISPVSFANDELMKKVIDKIILPTLSGLQNENIPYQGFIFFGLIVVKGEPYVIEYNCRMGDPETEAVMLRLNNDLLELFLLCDQNKLDEVKMKISDKFASTICLVSGGYPGPFDKNKPITLPETTEMDSIIFYSGVTKVNDQLVTSGGRVFAISSLGNSKSEALRLASKLAEEISFEGKYYRKDIGFDL
- a CDS encoding AMP-binding protein, which translates into the protein MESRPWLKHYPPGVPSNIVAEAYPSLLAFVEESFQKYKPLNAFTFMGKSITYGELDKRSRNFAAYLHSRGLKQGDRIALMMPNLLQYPIAIFGAMRAGLIIVNTNPLYTPYEMEYQFNDSGVKAIVIAENFAANLEKIMAKTEIQVVITTSIGEMLGTIKGGIVNFMVRHIKKMVPEYNIPNTICFNHAVNEGAKFSINPVTHSLDDVVMLQYTGGTTGVSKGTMLTNRSLVANVMQIKAVICYLLKERQETALSPLPMYHIFAFAVNVLAMMSIGANTVLIVNAKDIGSVAKAFKDHKISLMAGVNTLFNALLNYPGFEKCDFSGLRVSVGGAMAVQSSVAERWKKVTGCNLVEGYGMTEASPVVSLNPLDGSGRLGTIGLPVPSTDVRIVDDNGRICNFGESGEIQVKGPQVMKGYFNKPEETANTIKNGWLCTGDIGIMEEDGYFKIVDRKKDMILVSGFNVYPNEIEDIIAKNEKVLEVAVVGIPDERSGEIVKAFVVKKDKSLTEDEVIDFTRKYLTNYKIPRSVEFRESLPKTNVGKILRRELRNK
- a CDS encoding YdeI/OmpD-associated family protein — protein: MQSIPLSRQEELSWLRQVILEEVKGLEETIKWGAPVYCIKGKNVMGMAAFKSYVGLWFFQGIFLKDPYKYLVNAQEGRTKALRQWRFQNLDQMKPLKTSIIQYVNEAILNAKSELEIKPVHKLDPIVLQSEFEERLKETPVAYNYFNSLPKSHQRQYVAYIEEAKKKETRLKRVDKCILMLLERNKVNH
- the rpsA gene encoding 30S ribosomal protein S1; its protein translation is MLDEKDLLQDDDLNPEDIQESLDNPALLEKDVPVIELLEEEVALETLVEADDYSGPHDEFDWSVTNKNAVNYSPEVEQKYLADYDATFSTIQDGQVLQGVVASVTGNDVIFDIRFKSDGLIPLSEFRELDLKPGDKVEIYVERTEDEHGHLVLSRKKAKLLRAWEGLVDSYKNGTIIKGSVISKTKGGLIVDCNGLETFLPGSQIDIKPIVDYDAYVGKTMEFKVVKINETIKNAVVSHKALIEGDLQEQREQIISGLEKGQVLEGTVKNITDFGAFLDLGGVDGLLYITDISWGRINHPSEVLEKNQKINVVVLDFDENKKRISLGLKQLQPHPWDVLPADVVEGSVVKGKIVNIEDYGAFLEIYPGVEGLIHVSEVNWNSQPVHAKDFFFQGQEFEAKVVTIDREERKMSLSLKQLTEDPWTHVQQNFSVGTRHTGVVKNLTPYGVFVEMGEGIGGMVHISDLSWTKRFNHPSEFTKVGNKLDVQVLDIDMENRKLSLGHKQLEENPWDTFENVFPEGSYHEATVLRKDDRGYTVQLPYGLEAYAPIKFMKKENGQNANVEEILTVKVIEFNRDEKKIIVSHSRYLEDIRREADDNVRKEKDQERQVTKKAVEKQQSKVEMTTLGEIEGFSALKEQLQESAKAKLEAQTKVEVKEEAKVEAPATNLFNEPVQAEEKPKAKAAKAAKGDDLKIIEGIGPKIAELLHAEGVVTFKDLAATPLEKLKEVLEAAGSRYRMHDPTTWPEQANLAAEGRMDELKTLQDSLKGGKVE